From the genome of Muricauda sp. SCSIO 64092, one region includes:
- a CDS encoding MFS transporter yields MFAFFKSRIFPILLVNFIGILGYSVVMPILIFIVTDFGGNGFIYGILGATYPFFQFIGAPILGRLSDKIGRKKVLMLSQSGTFLAWLLFLLAFILPNTEVWGQNTELTGSYLMTLPLLTIFLARVLDGFTGGNISVANAYMSDISTDGDRNQNFGKMGASTSLGFVIGPAFAGLLASTIIGEVLPLLIAAGISLIAIIVIGFRLEESVPCIVDTGNISLKNVRRFFQVEHKDCFTEGSDALLPENRNGLKQVLKISGVPILYLVYFLTFFAFSLFYAGLPIYASGTLNWSAVDLGLFLAYSSLIMFFVQGPVLNRLSKIFSSHALVLMGSLLLATSFFLLSQRQLVLLYVAITFLSLGNGLMWPSFMALLSRTGNNSTQGAIQGYGTSVGSIASMFGLVMGGILFEKITTLVFMTGGFIFLLIALLIASKQFRNKKVKVLLPS; encoded by the coding sequence TTGTTCGCTTTTTTTAAATCCAGAATTTTCCCAATCCTGTTGGTAAATTTCATCGGTATACTGGGGTACAGTGTGGTGATGCCCATATTGATTTTTATCGTCACCGATTTTGGGGGTAATGGTTTTATTTATGGAATTCTTGGGGCGACTTATCCGTTCTTTCAATTTATAGGTGCCCCTATTTTGGGAAGGCTGTCCGATAAAATTGGAAGAAAAAAGGTATTGATGCTATCACAGTCAGGTACTTTTTTGGCATGGCTATTGTTCCTTCTGGCCTTTATTCTGCCCAACACGGAAGTATGGGGACAAAACACGGAACTTACGGGTTCTTACCTCATGACCCTCCCACTCTTGACCATTTTTTTGGCGCGCGTCCTTGATGGGTTTACCGGAGGGAACATATCAGTGGCCAATGCATATATGTCCGACATTTCAACCGATGGGGACCGTAACCAAAATTTTGGAAAAATGGGGGCATCAACCAGTTTGGGCTTCGTGATCGGTCCTGCGTTTGCAGGTCTTCTTGCCAGTACCATAATCGGGGAGGTGTTGCCCCTATTGATTGCTGCAGGCATATCCCTAATAGCAATAATCGTTATCGGTTTTAGATTGGAGGAAAGTGTTCCCTGTATCGTTGATACAGGAAACATCTCACTAAAAAACGTACGACGGTTTTTTCAAGTGGAGCATAAAGATTGCTTTACGGAAGGTAGCGATGCCCTGCTCCCGGAAAACAGAAATGGCTTAAAACAGGTCTTGAAAATTAGTGGAGTGCCCATCTTGTATCTGGTCTATTTCCTGACCTTTTTTGCTTTTAGCCTTTTCTATGCCGGACTGCCCATTTATGCCAGTGGTACTCTTAATTGGTCCGCCGTGGATTTAGGGCTGTTCCTGGCCTATTCTAGTCTAATTATGTTCTTTGTCCAGGGACCGGTATTGAATCGACTTTCCAAAATATTCTCAAGTCACGCATTGGTGCTTATGGGATCCTTGTTATTGGCCACAAGTTTCTTTTTATTGTCCCAACGGCAATTAGTGCTTTTATACGTTGCCATAACCTTTCTTTCCCTGGGCAATGGTCTTATGTGGCCCAGCTTCATGGCACTATTGTCCCGCACTGGCAATAATAGTACACAGGGTGCCATTCAGGGGTATGGTACTTCCGTGGGAAGTATTGCCAGCATGTTTGGACTGGTGATGGGAGGTATCCTATTTGAAAAAATAACGACCCTGGTCTTTATGACCGGTGGTTTTATCTTTCTTCTCATTGCCCTATTGATAGCTTCAAAGCAGTTCAGGAACAAAAAGGTCAAGGTGTTACTCCCCAGTTAA
- a CDS encoding alpha/beta fold hydrolase — protein sequence MLKKWFVRIASILFPNRVVAFAYHQLTSPQIRKLRPHELVVLDQAEQETFRFQDFDIQLYTWLGGDNRILPIHGWEGQAGNFTDLIQALRQYDYTIYAFDAPSHGFSSKGKTSLFEFAELVGVLIKKFEVAKLVSHSFGGVATTYALFKNPDIRIETYVLFTVPNRFLERINDVAQQVGITENVKNRLVARLEMELQSSVAELNVSDFVSQIQVEKALILHDKNDAVIPIERSKKVKEQWKNARFMELTGTGHFRILRTPEALDRAIQFINGV from the coding sequence GTGCTAAAAAAATGGTTTGTTCGTATAGCCTCCATCCTTTTCCCTAATAGGGTGGTCGCTTTTGCGTACCATCAATTGACCAGTCCACAAATCCGTAAATTAAGGCCACATGAGCTCGTAGTTCTGGATCAAGCTGAACAGGAAACATTTAGATTTCAGGACTTTGACATTCAATTATACACCTGGCTCGGAGGGGACAACCGTATTTTGCCGATCCACGGTTGGGAAGGTCAGGCCGGAAATTTTACCGATTTAATCCAGGCCCTACGGCAATACGATTATACCATTTATGCTTTTGATGCCCCATCCCACGGATTTAGCAGCAAAGGAAAGACCAGTCTTTTTGAGTTCGCGGAACTCGTGGGGGTATTGATCAAAAAGTTCGAGGTTGCTAAACTGGTCAGCCATTCCTTTGGCGGTGTCGCCACAACCTATGCACTTTTTAAAAACCCCGATATCCGTATTGAGACCTATGTACTGTTTACAGTCCCCAACCGGTTTTTGGAACGAATCAATGATGTGGCCCAGCAGGTAGGCATCACGGAAAATGTAAAAAACAGGCTTGTCGCCAGATTGGAAATGGAACTTCAATCCAGCGTGGCCGAGTTGAATGTTTCTGATTTTGTGAGTCAGATCCAAGTGGAAAAAGCACTGATCCTTCACGATAAAAATGATGCTGTGATCCCTATTGAACGTTCAAAAAAAGTAAAGGAACAGTGGAAAAATGCACGTTTTATGGAGCTAACGGGGACCGGACATTTCAGGATCTTACGTACCCCAGAAGCCCTTGACCGAGCCATTCAATTTATAAATGGAGTATAA